From a region of the Teredinibacter turnerae genome:
- a CDS encoding family 20 glycosylhydrolase, with translation MFKSKKILAAIACLFVTGNAVAAQISSSSLDSVPSLSVVPKPVSLTPGDGHFLFSAATTITVNDERLKPVAELFADFFVKSSGIDLPVTFGDANAPIQIILVPTAQFGSDKPEAYRLQVTADRVHIVAPSEKGAFYALQTLRQLLPPQVESTTPVNYVRWNVPAVTVEDEPRFPYRGMHLDVARSFMPAWFVKRYIDLLAFHKLNYFHWHLTDDQGWRIPIDAYPLLTEKSAWRDKTVVGHTLDRNTEYDDNPTGGFYTKAEIRDIVAYAAQRQITVIPEIDIPGHGSTIIAAYPEFGCEQQAAAADTFVQPNFGIFPAVLCPTEKTFQMLDTVFTEVAALFPGKYIHVGGDEVLKTQWEQSPFANALMKDKGLKNYHELQSYFVSRVGETLARLNRKMIGWNEILDGGIADDATIMSWQGIEGGIAAANLGHDAIMTPFGYTYFDFFQSDSVDEPMAIHGMTTLAKAYSYDPMPEELAASDKAKHILGAQGQLWTEYQTLPRKVEYMVLPRMSALAEVTWTAQANKDWADYAARLPDLFARYDAMGVVASRSVYTPTIKAERLGRGKKANHRITLNGETARTTIRYTTDGSQPNQQSSIYKKPFKVSGGTVLRVRAQDKVSGEFYPESRLRLLSHKAVGAEVEILTEYKASDAPSAAEQLTDGISHQDQIYQPSDWVIFYGDSAEMVVDLGEPTRVQSVSFTFDAGKHRQLYPPSSVQIFVSSDNSEWNSIATLQESHLLDVRDKVRLEFPAENARYVKIVAGNTFTYKSNETGEHRKVPLHIDELVIE, from the coding sequence ATGTTCAAATCAAAAAAAATTCTAGCAGCCATTGCTTGTCTGTTTGTTACAGGCAACGCCGTTGCCGCACAGATTTCCAGCTCCTCCTTAGATAGTGTTCCATCACTCTCTGTTGTGCCCAAGCCAGTCAGTCTGACGCCTGGCGACGGGCATTTTTTATTTTCGGCGGCCACCACAATTACTGTGAACGACGAGCGTTTAAAACCCGTTGCTGAACTATTTGCAGACTTTTTTGTAAAGTCGAGTGGTATCGATTTGCCGGTAACCTTTGGTGATGCCAATGCCCCGATCCAGATTATACTGGTACCGACGGCGCAGTTTGGTAGCGATAAACCCGAAGCCTACCGCCTTCAGGTGACTGCTGATCGAGTGCATATTGTTGCGCCCAGCGAAAAGGGCGCATTTTACGCATTGCAGACGCTGCGCCAATTGCTGCCACCGCAGGTGGAATCCACAACGCCTGTTAACTATGTGCGCTGGAACGTGCCCGCCGTTACGGTCGAAGACGAACCGCGTTTTCCCTATCGGGGTATGCATCTGGATGTTGCGCGCAGTTTTATGCCCGCCTGGTTTGTAAAACGCTATATCGATTTACTGGCGTTTCACAAGTTAAATTACTTCCATTGGCACCTGACCGACGATCAGGGCTGGCGTATTCCTATCGACGCCTACCCGCTGCTGACTGAAAAATCTGCATGGCGCGATAAAACCGTAGTAGGGCACACCCTCGACCGCAACACCGAGTACGATGACAACCCCACCGGCGGCTTTTATACCAAGGCGGAAATACGTGATATTGTCGCCTACGCCGCGCAGCGCCAGATTACCGTGATTCCTGAAATCGATATTCCTGGCCACGGGTCCACTATTATTGCCGCCTACCCGGAATTCGGGTGCGAGCAGCAAGCGGCAGCAGCAGACACGTTTGTGCAGCCTAATTTCGGAATTTTTCCCGCAGTCCTGTGCCCTACAGAAAAAACGTTTCAGATGCTCGACACCGTATTTACCGAGGTGGCAGCGCTGTTTCCAGGTAAATACATTCACGTAGGTGGTGACGAGGTCTTAAAAACCCAGTGGGAACAAAGCCCGTTCGCTAATGCGTTAATGAAAGACAAGGGATTGAAAAATTATCACGAACTACAAAGCTATTTTGTCTCTCGGGTTGGGGAAACCCTGGCACGCTTGAACCGTAAAATGATTGGCTGGAACGAAATTCTTGACGGCGGCATTGCTGACGATGCGACCATCATGTCCTGGCAGGGAATTGAAGGTGGAATCGCCGCTGCCAATCTGGGCCACGACGCAATTATGACGCCCTTCGGGTATACCTATTTTGATTTCTTTCAGTCTGATTCCGTCGATGAGCCGATGGCTATTCACGGCATGACGACGCTTGCCAAAGCGTATTCCTACGATCCAATGCCGGAAGAGCTTGCGGCTAGCGATAAAGCCAAGCATATTCTTGGCGCACAGGGTCAGCTTTGGACCGAATACCAAACTCTGCCACGCAAAGTGGAGTACATGGTGTTGCCGCGCATGAGTGCGCTGGCTGAAGTGACATGGACCGCGCAGGCTAATAAGGATTGGGCGGATTACGCCGCGCGCCTGCCAGATCTGTTTGCCCGCTATGACGCAATGGGCGTCGTCGCCTCGCGCTCTGTGTATACCCCAACGATAAAAGCCGAGCGACTAGGTCGAGGTAAAAAGGCGAATCACCGTATAACACTCAACGGGGAAACGGCGCGCACAACCATTCGATATACCACAGATGGCTCGCAGCCGAATCAGCAGTCTTCGATATACAAAAAGCCGTTTAAGGTAAGCGGCGGCACCGTGTTGCGTGTACGTGCGCAGGACAAAGTGAGTGGGGAGTTTTATCCGGAGAGTCGCTTGCGTTTGCTTTCGCACAAGGCGGTTGGCGCTGAGGTCGAGATACTGACTGAATATAAAGCAAGTGACGCTCCTTCCGCTGCAGAACAGCTCACCGACGGCATCAGTCACCAGGATCAGATATATCAACCGTCAGACTGGGTTATTTTTTACGGAGACAGTGCAGAAATGGTGGTGGACCTGGGTGAACCAACGCGGGTGCAGTCAGTTTCTTTCACGTTTGATGCCGGAAAACACCGTCAGCTGTACCCGCCGTCGTCGGTTCAAATCTTTGTGTCCAGTGATAACAGTGAATGGAACAGCATCGCAACGCTGCAGGAGTCTCACTTGCTGGATGTCCGGGACAAAGTCCGGCTCGAATTTCCAGCAGAAAACGCGCGCTATGTAAAAATTGTTGCTGGCAACACGTTTACCTATAAAAGTAATGAAACCGGCGAGCACCGCAAAGTACCACTGCATATCGACGAATTGGTAATCGAATAA
- a CDS encoding response regulator transcription factor has translation MSKRFLYLEDDEILAGVTVRALAARDYQVEHFASVAAVENCSHIASFTFALLDLKLEDGNSLSLIERLITANPALKIVVLTGYASLATAVQAVKLGAVNYLAKPAAIDDILQAFTEVAAPAPELDEPTEMSLRRREWETIQAALTANGGNISATARQLKMHRRTLQRKLHKRPVSE, from the coding sequence ATGAGCAAACGATTTCTTTACCTGGAAGACGACGAGATACTCGCTGGTGTAACGGTGCGTGCGTTAGCCGCGCGGGATTACCAGGTGGAACACTTTGCCTCGGTCGCGGCGGTGGAAAACTGTTCGCACATTGCGAGTTTTACCTTTGCGCTCTTGGATTTGAAGCTGGAGGATGGCAATTCACTGTCGCTCATTGAGCGCTTGATAACCGCGAACCCGGCGCTGAAAATTGTGGTGCTCACGGGCTATGCGAGTCTTGCCACTGCAGTGCAGGCCGTCAAACTCGGTGCGGTAAATTATTTGGCGAAGCCAGCCGCTATCGACGATATATTGCAGGCGTTTACCGAGGTCGCTGCGCCTGCGCCAGAATTAGATGAGCCAACGGAAATGTCCTTGCGGCGGCGGGAGTGGGAAACGATTCAAGCAGCACTTACCGCTAACGGAGGCAATATTTCAGCGACGGCGCGGCAATTGAAAATGCACCGTCGCACCTTGCAGCGAAAATTACACAAGCGCCCGGTGAGCGAATAG
- a CDS encoding MATE family efflux transporter produces MQAKFTQGSIFRHVSVMTFASTAGLLALFLVDLVDMYWLSLLGIVELAAAIGYAGSILFFTLAMSIGLTIGCSALVSQSVGRNSREQTQRLVANLFTVIVLISTPVAVVVMVCAPWFLQLLGAEGAAASYAESYLTIILPSLPVMTLAMACGGVMRALGQAKASMYLTLVAGGVNAVLDPILIFGLDWGIEGAAAATVIARVAMLAYGLERIMRGFHLLGKPAWSSWPQDAWQFLQTGLPAVLTNLATPIGVAYVTAIMAQFGDAAVAGNAVISKVQPLAFAGLFALSGSIGPIAGQNYGAGNRERVMQTLHASVKFTLAYTLVACAILLVLSGFLIDAFNATGEAASLIRAYCYGFSTMFFFFGITFCTNALFNNLRMAHWATIFNFAKATLFTMPFASIGAAMGGPVGILAGVYIGSIVVAAAGYLTAHSKIRSLPMPATPSAS; encoded by the coding sequence ATGCAGGCTAAGTTCACCCAAGGCTCTATTTTTCGCCACGTTAGCGTAATGACATTTGCATCCACAGCAGGCTTGCTGGCGCTGTTTTTGGTGGACCTCGTGGATATGTATTGGTTGAGCCTGCTGGGTATCGTCGAGCTGGCGGCAGCTATCGGTTATGCCGGTTCCATCCTGTTTTTTACGCTGGCAATGTCCATTGGCCTCACAATTGGCTGCAGCGCGTTGGTTTCCCAATCGGTCGGTCGCAATAGCCGGGAACAAACTCAGCGCCTGGTGGCAAACCTGTTTACCGTAATTGTGCTGATCAGTACCCCTGTGGCGGTGGTTGTTATGGTGTGCGCGCCCTGGTTTTTGCAACTGCTGGGTGCCGAAGGGGCTGCTGCGAGCTACGCCGAAAGCTATCTCACCATCATTTTGCCAAGCTTGCCGGTGATGACGCTGGCAATGGCATGCGGCGGTGTGATGCGGGCGCTGGGGCAGGCGAAGGCGTCCATGTATTTGACGCTGGTGGCCGGTGGTGTCAATGCGGTGCTGGACCCAATACTGATTTTCGGGCTGGATTGGGGCATCGAAGGTGCCGCAGCCGCGACGGTAATTGCCCGTGTAGCGATGCTGGCTTACGGTCTCGAGCGCATAATGCGCGGTTTTCACCTGCTGGGAAAACCCGCGTGGAGTTCGTGGCCGCAAGATGCATGGCAATTTTTACAGACGGGGTTGCCGGCGGTACTCACCAACCTGGCGACGCCTATCGGAGTGGCATATGTAACGGCGATTATGGCGCAGTTTGGCGATGCGGCTGTGGCCGGTAACGCCGTTATAAGCAAGGTCCAGCCGCTGGCGTTCGCTGGCTTGTTCGCTTTGTCCGGCTCTATAGGCCCCATTGCGGGTCAAAACTACGGGGCGGGGAATCGGGAGCGGGTGATGCAGACGTTGCACGCCAGTGTGAAATTCACGCTGGCCTATACCTTGGTTGCTTGCGCGATTTTGCTCGTATTGAGTGGGTTTTTGATAGACGCTTTTAACGCAACAGGCGAGGCCGCGTCGCTCATTCGGGCGTATTGCTATGGTTTTAGCACCATGTTCTTTTTCTTCGGCATCACCTTCTGTACCAATGCCCTGTTCAACAACTTGCGGATGGCACACTGGGCGACGATTTTTAATTTCGCCAAGGCAACCTTATTCACTATGCCGTTTGCCAGCATTGGCGCAGCTATGGGCGGTCCAGTCGGTATTCTGGCCGGGGTGTATATCGGCTCCATCGTCGTTGCGGCAGCAGGCTATCTGACCGCCCATAGCAAAATTCGGTCACTGCCCATGCCTGCAACGCCCAGCGCTTCCTGA
- the nagK gene encoding N-acetylglucosamine kinase, which produces MEKSPVPGDTLFMGVDGGGTKCRAVLVDGQKNVIGLGEGGACNAYQSFDKAIDSILVASEKALMEAGLKAGDRDKVVVGMGLAGVNIPDVYTRVWNWQHPFKARFLMTDLHAACVAAHGGSEGAVIVAGTGSCGFAQAGDRVLKLGAHGFPFGDKGSGAWIGLQALQAVLLNFDDLGKPTMLTELIATALKAEGLDIIERMHNARTGDYASLAPAVFTAAEAGDPVAIAILREGADYLSDLADRLWSINPPRMSMLGGISHKMKDWMRNDIIERMSPALQQPEHGALFYAMQEYAQSIA; this is translated from the coding sequence ATGGAAAAATCACCTGTACCAGGAGATACCCTTTTTATGGGTGTTGATGGTGGTGGTACCAAGTGCCGTGCCGTCTTGGTGGATGGCCAGAAGAACGTAATCGGTCTGGGAGAGGGCGGTGCGTGCAATGCTTATCAATCGTTCGATAAAGCAATCGATTCTATTTTAGTGGCCAGCGAAAAAGCCTTGATGGAAGCCGGACTGAAAGCCGGTGATCGCGATAAAGTCGTGGTGGGTATGGGCCTCGCTGGCGTTAATATTCCTGATGTTTACACCCGGGTGTGGAATTGGCAGCACCCGTTCAAAGCCCGTTTCCTAATGACGGACCTCCACGCTGCGTGTGTCGCTGCCCATGGTGGTAGCGAAGGTGCGGTAATCGTGGCCGGTACCGGTTCATGCGGTTTTGCCCAGGCAGGGGACCGGGTTCTAAAATTGGGCGCACACGGATTTCCCTTTGGCGATAAGGGCAGTGGTGCTTGGATTGGCCTGCAGGCGTTGCAGGCGGTATTGCTGAATTTTGATGATTTAGGCAAACCCACCATGCTCACCGAGCTTATTGCAACCGCGTTAAAAGCGGAAGGCCTCGATATTATTGAGCGCATGCACAACGCGCGCACCGGCGACTACGCGAGCCTGGCTCCAGCCGTATTTACTGCGGCGGAAGCGGGTGACCCAGTCGCAATCGCCATTTTGCGCGAAGGCGCTGATTATTTAAGTGATCTGGCGGATCGTTTGTGGAGCATTAATCCACCGCGCATGTCCATGCTAGGCGGAATTTCTCACAAAATGAAAGACTGGATGCGCAACGACATTATTGAACGCATGTCACCTGCTTTGCAGCAACCGGAACACGGCGCTCTGTTCTATGCCATGCAAGAATATGCGCAGTCAATCGCGTAA
- a CDS encoding putative porin, translated as MKLDGKLCYRALLCAGVSTGLLAHSALAQQSSTYIGEVAGKAGFVDDDADTKYINASATLYLDPVKENVGPLAEAAFLNRATNFYVYDTITEYYDDNAQDFGIGGEIYIPNSMFYAAASYNRHKDDGNSDGTVTVKAGITPVYGLRLLTAYTEDEGYDLNMEAKYILDLPGAQALNLEAGFRDDDSNTITAAVDFYINSHSSIGVATVDTGADTTYTFRGKHFFTTRFYVGGALTSADAGDSFEVNTGFRF; from the coding sequence ATGAAACTAGACGGAAAATTATGTTACCGCGCCTTGCTGTGTGCAGGCGTATCGACGGGACTCCTGGCACATTCGGCGCTGGCGCAGCAATCAAGCACCTATATCGGTGAGGTTGCGGGCAAAGCGGGCTTCGTGGATGACGACGCAGACACCAAGTACATTAATGCCAGTGCCACCTTGTACCTCGACCCGGTAAAGGAGAATGTCGGTCCGCTGGCGGAAGCGGCATTTTTAAATCGGGCGACCAATTTTTACGTGTATGACACGATAACCGAATACTACGACGACAACGCGCAGGACTTCGGTATCGGCGGCGAAATTTATATTCCCAACAGCATGTTTTATGCGGCGGCTTCGTATAACCGCCACAAAGACGACGGTAACAGTGATGGCACCGTAACGGTGAAAGCTGGTATTACACCGGTGTACGGTTTGCGCCTGTTAACCGCCTACACGGAAGACGAAGGCTACGACTTGAACATGGAAGCCAAATATATCCTGGATCTGCCGGGCGCGCAGGCGTTGAATTTGGAGGCAGGTTTCCGCGATGATGATAGCAATACCATAACCGCTGCAGTGGACTTCTATATCAACAGCCATAGCAGCATTGGCGTTGCCACGGTAGATACCGGCGCGGACACCACCTACACCTTTCGCGGCAAGCACTTTTTCACCACTCGATTTTATGTAGGGGGCGCGTTGACCAGTGCTGATGCGGGCGATTCGTTCGAAGTGAATACGGGTTTCCGATTTTAG
- a CDS encoding sensor histidine kinase, with amino-acid sequence MNFSRFASQGDRHHILGRIILLRALALTTAVLVLLVFQWYLARSLSYELMYTLVALGCVATLVSLVRLQRAPVVDDWELALQLLIDGAILVCLVAFSGRASNPFIYYLLVLVAIASAIFPRWLAWCFGALAVVSYTLLLYLDLAAHIHHLFSDFQLHLVGMWINFVGSTALLTFFVSNLATALRDREIRLAKAREQALQSEQLIAIGTLAASTAHALGTPLSTMAIVLGEMPRNDDVGLLQAQVERCKRTLGQLSRIADKEQSREEVVVEELFGELNQHYQLTSPGAVPEFMPGGRAGDLRLRYSPLLAPAIINIIDNALRAARSQVQVRAQSQGGHLQIMVTDDGEGLAPEQALRYGTLELGGAEDGMGIGVFLANTTLEQLGGRIVLHNANDSGGSKTAVAIELPLLD; translated from the coding sequence ATGAACTTCAGTAGATTTGCCAGCCAGGGGGATCGCCACCATATCCTCGGGCGGATAATCTTATTGCGCGCGCTGGCATTGACGACCGCCGTGTTGGTGTTACTGGTGTTTCAGTGGTACTTGGCGCGTAGTTTATCTTATGAGTTGATGTATACGCTGGTGGCGCTGGGCTGTGTCGCCACGCTTGTCTCGCTGGTGCGGTTGCAGCGAGCGCCGGTCGTGGACGACTGGGAGCTGGCGCTCCAACTGTTAATTGATGGTGCGATTCTGGTGTGCCTGGTGGCTTTTTCCGGCCGTGCGAGCAACCCGTTTATTTACTACCTACTGGTGCTGGTCGCCATCGCATCGGCAATTTTTCCGCGCTGGCTTGCGTGGTGTTTTGGCGCCCTGGCCGTTGTCAGTTACACCTTGCTCCTGTATCTCGACCTGGCCGCGCACATCCACCATTTGTTCAGTGATTTTCAGTTGCACCTGGTAGGCATGTGGATCAACTTTGTCGGCTCCACCGCACTCCTCACTTTTTTTGTCTCCAACCTCGCTACGGCATTGCGGGACCGGGAAATCCGCCTTGCCAAAGCGCGTGAGCAGGCGCTGCAGAGCGAGCAGCTTATTGCGATTGGTACCCTTGCCGCTTCCACGGCACACGCGCTCGGCACGCCTCTTTCGACCATGGCCATCGTGTTGGGCGAGATGCCGCGCAATGATGATGTCGGGTTGTTACAAGCGCAGGTGGAACGCTGCAAGCGAACACTGGGGCAACTATCGCGGATTGCCGACAAGGAGCAATCGCGCGAGGAGGTCGTTGTTGAGGAATTGTTTGGGGAGCTGAACCAGCACTATCAACTCACTTCGCCGGGCGCGGTGCCGGAGTTCATGCCGGGCGGGCGCGCCGGAGATTTGCGTTTACGCTATTCGCCCCTGTTGGCGCCGGCGATCATCAATATTATTGATAACGCGTTGCGGGCCGCGCGCTCGCAGGTGCAGGTGAGGGCACAGTCGCAAGGCGGGCACTTACAGATTATGGTGACCGACGACGGGGAGGGGCTGGCTCCAGAGCAGGCGCTCCGCTACGGGACCCTCGAACTCGGCGGCGCGGAAGATGGCATGGGTATCGGTGTATTCCTGGCAAATACCACGCTCGAACAGCTCGGCGGACGGATTGTGTTGCATAATGCCAACGACTCTGGCGGTAGCAAAACGGCGGTCGCTATTGAATTACCCCTGCTGGACTAA
- a CDS encoding TonB-dependent receptor codes for MSHTLKQAIRKACRGTNVAPTLAAVLLASIGTGVQAQEEEEVVVTGIRASLDQSMDIKRNSTAVVDAITAEDIGKFPDKNVAESLSRITGVGVSREYGEGEKIVVRGASPETNRTLLNGQTVASADWFILDTPGRSFNYTLLPSVLVGNLEVYKSPYASMDEGSIGGTVVLRTRKPLNLPSNTVNVSVEAQYSETSEEMEPQISGLYSFKNDDETFGVLLSGVHQERTLVREGIEILGWRTQEATGEKVVSHIGVPRFEQSRERDTVFGSVQYAPTDSLDITLNALKSKMEADNHNQNWLIMPNNDYAEIENKVVENGNVLAGTVSDGATEFDFINRRSSSETQSIDLDVTYTADALTVHGQIGSTKAEGGTYREASFSALPIGVTRYDFDLRGTPEVNTYTEGFDDDMGASNPEAFAPGWIWGGKKPTTDEETYAQLDFTIPLEMGAFTAIRTGVKLRDAERTQDRVAFSWHGPNTTDPSQTDAGSYLDYVFQTCTTLATCGLGVGSPESIDVLANGNMTYQMYQDQDAFERVAFEGLNGVPADYAQSLFLPEIWKVNEKHTALYVQGDFAGEKFRGNVGVRYVSTEQSSGGYEFVDPNGGYLTIDREWLVPVSYAWVEADNDYSEILPSANIAYDLTDEQVFRASAARVMARQNWNDIATTESYGSLNQANPSGTRSNPFLDPRIADQLDLAWEWYFAEHSMLSATYFFKKIKSYRSYETFVEPRLNEETEEFVDVAFKKPFNGEGGTTNGLELSYQQDFGGFGTVVNYTYTDAGSDQERDDTIAGSGLVEGTSEHMLNLTGYYENDSVSARLMYNYRSEWYKGLHFNGDELWNDTYGQWDASVSYNVTDYMTLSLEAVNLLDEEIVEYNTDKARVMSLYQNGRRFVAGIQVKF; via the coding sequence ATGTCACACACATTGAAACAGGCCATTCGAAAAGCTTGCCGGGGAACTAACGTTGCGCCAACTCTCGCCGCCGTTTTGCTCGCGTCCATAGGGACAGGGGTACAGGCGCAGGAGGAAGAAGAGGTCGTGGTTACCGGTATCCGAGCGTCACTCGATCAATCCATGGACATCAAGCGCAATTCCACCGCCGTTGTCGATGCAATTACAGCGGAAGATATCGGTAAATTCCCGGATAAAAACGTGGCGGAGTCCCTCTCGCGTATTACCGGTGTCGGGGTGAGTCGTGAGTACGGTGAAGGTGAGAAAATTGTTGTACGTGGGGCCAGCCCGGAAACCAACCGTACCTTGCTCAATGGGCAAACCGTTGCCTCTGCCGACTGGTTTATTCTCGACACGCCAGGGCGAAGCTTTAACTACACCTTGTTGCCATCGGTGCTGGTGGGCAATCTGGAAGTGTATAAATCCCCTTATGCATCCATGGATGAAGGGTCTATCGGTGGTACCGTTGTGCTGCGCACGCGCAAGCCACTGAACCTCCCGTCGAATACCGTTAACGTCAGCGTCGAAGCCCAGTACTCTGAAACATCGGAAGAGATGGAGCCGCAAATTTCCGGCCTCTACTCATTCAAAAACGATGATGAAACCTTTGGTGTTTTGTTGAGTGGCGTGCATCAGGAGCGCACGCTGGTACGTGAAGGTATCGAAATTCTTGGCTGGCGCACTCAGGAAGCCACTGGCGAGAAAGTGGTTTCGCATATTGGTGTTCCGCGTTTTGAGCAGTCTCGTGAGCGGGACACCGTGTTTGGTAGCGTTCAATACGCTCCGACTGACAGTCTGGACATCACCTTAAATGCGTTGAAATCCAAAATGGAAGCGGATAACCACAACCAGAACTGGTTGATTATGCCCAATAATGACTACGCGGAAATTGAAAATAAAGTTGTTGAAAATGGCAATGTGCTGGCGGGAACCGTTAGTGATGGCGCGACCGAATTCGACTTTATTAACCGTCGCTCTTCGTCGGAAACCCAGTCTATCGATCTCGATGTTACCTACACCGCAGATGCGCTTACCGTGCACGGTCAAATTGGTAGCACCAAAGCGGAAGGGGGTACCTACCGTGAGGCGTCGTTCTCCGCACTGCCTATCGGCGTAACCCGCTACGATTTTGATCTGCGCGGCACGCCTGAAGTGAACACCTACACAGAAGGTTTCGACGATGACATGGGTGCATCTAACCCGGAAGCCTTTGCGCCAGGCTGGATCTGGGGCGGTAAAAAGCCGACCACTGATGAAGAAACCTACGCGCAGTTGGATTTTACCATTCCACTGGAAATGGGTGCCTTTACTGCAATTCGCACGGGCGTGAAATTGCGCGATGCTGAGCGTACGCAGGATCGTGTTGCATTCAGCTGGCACGGACCGAACACCACCGACCCATCGCAGACTGATGCAGGCAGCTACCTGGATTACGTTTTCCAAACGTGTACCACTCTCGCAACCTGTGGCCTTGGTGTCGGTTCGCCGGAAAGCATTGATGTGCTCGCCAACGGCAATATGACTTATCAGATGTATCAGGACCAGGACGCATTCGAGCGTGTCGCGTTCGAAGGTTTAAATGGCGTACCAGCCGATTATGCGCAAAGCCTGTTTTTACCTGAAATATGGAAAGTCAACGAGAAACACACCGCACTGTATGTGCAAGGTGATTTTGCCGGCGAAAAATTCCGCGGTAATGTGGGGGTTCGCTATGTGAGCACTGAGCAGAGTTCCGGCGGTTACGAGTTTGTTGACCCTAACGGTGGTTACCTGACTATTGACCGCGAGTGGTTGGTGCCTGTGAGCTACGCCTGGGTTGAAGCAGACAATGATTATTCCGAAATCTTACCCAGCGCGAACATTGCGTATGATCTGACCGATGAACAGGTCTTCCGCGCGAGTGCTGCGCGTGTTATGGCACGTCAAAACTGGAACGATATTGCCACTACCGAAAGCTATGGTTCACTGAATCAGGCGAATCCAAGCGGTACACGCAGTAATCCTTTTTTGGATCCACGCATTGCCGATCAGTTGGACCTTGCCTGGGAGTGGTATTTCGCAGAACATTCTATGCTTTCGGCAACATACTTCTTTAAGAAAATTAAATCGTACCGTTCCTATGAAACTTTCGTTGAGCCGCGCCTCAATGAAGAGACGGAAGAATTTGTCGATGTTGCGTTCAAGAAGCCGTTCAACGGCGAAGGCGGTACAACCAATGGTCTGGAGCTGTCCTACCAGCAGGATTTTGGCGGTTTTGGTACCGTTGTTAACTACACCTACACCGATGCAGGCAGCGATCAGGAGCGCGATGACACGATTGCGGGTTCCGGTTTAGTGGAAGGAACCTCCGAGCATATGTTGAACCTGACCGGTTACTACGAAAACGACAGCGTCAGTGCGCGCCTGATGTATAACTATCGCTCTGAGTGGTACAAAGGTTTGCACTTTAACGGTGACGAATTGTGGAACGACACTTACGGCCAGTGGGATGCAAGCGTCAGCTACAACGTTACTGACTACATGACCTTGTCACTGGAAGCGGTCAACCTGCTCGACGAGGAGATCGTTGAATACAACACTGACAAAGCACGTGTTATGTCGCTGTACCAGAACGGTCGTCGCTTTGTTGCCGGTATTCAGGTGAAGTTCTAA